One genomic window of Magnolia sinica isolate HGM2019 chromosome 3, MsV1, whole genome shotgun sequence includes the following:
- the LOC131241032 gene encoding transcription factor bHLH30-like isoform X1, which yields MCSYPGDFGIVYSNELSRYFSGFPQNVGFRSTGRGGLSSSSSSLILDGERGELVKAPANLMQKGIAEAKAKAALKSHSEAERRRRERINAHLATLRSLVPSTDKVQMDKASLLAEVINHVKELKRHATDSSKGHVVPMDVDEVRVEPDGDGINEGSFSIKASLCCEDRPELLSDLKQTLQALRLKTVKAEISTLGGRVKNVFVMRFEGNANDIQRRMFANSIHQALKAVLDRVSSPEFSPRTPPSNKRRRMSLFDFSSSS from the exons ATGTGTTCTTATCCTGGTGATTTTGGGATTGTTTACAGCAACGAACTTTCAAGATATTTCAGTGGGTTTCCACAGAATGTTGGGTTTCGGAGTACGGGGCGAGGTGGGCTTTCATCGTCATCCTCCTCATTAATTTTGGATGGTGAGAGGGGGGAACTAGTGAAAGCTCCGGCGAATTTGATGCAGAAAGGGATTGCGGAGGCAAAGGCAAAGGCAGCTTTGAAAAGCCATAGCGAGGCAGAGAGGAGACGGAGAGAGAGGATCAATGCTCATCTCGCGACGCTGAGGAGCCTTGTGCCAAGCACTGATAAGGTTCAG ATGGACAAAGCTTCATTGCTTGCTGAAGTGATCAACCACGTGAAGGAACTGAAAAGGCATGCTACTGACTCTAGTAAAGGGCATGTCGTCCCaatggatgttgatgaagtgagAGTAGAACCTGATGGGGATGGAATCAATGAAGGAAGCTTTTCCATAAAGGCATCTCTTTGTTGCGAAGATCGACCGGAACTTTTATCTGACTTGAAACAAACACTACAGGCCCTTCGTCTGAAGACGGTGAAGGCAGAGATTTCAACCCTGGGAGGCAGGGTAAAGAATGTTTTTGTTATGAGATTTGAAGGGAATGCCAACGACATCCAACGGCGAATGTTTGCAAATTCCATTCACCAGGCCTTGAAGGCCGTTCTGGATAGAGTTTCGTCACCAGAGTTCTCTCCAAGGACACCGCCTTCTAACAAAAGGCGGAGGATGTCACTGTTTGATTTTTCGAGTTCCTCTTAA
- the LOC131241032 gene encoding transcription factor bHLH30-like isoform X2, with product MCSYPGDFGIVYSNELSRYFSGFPQNVGFRSTGRGGLSSSSSSLILDGERGELVKAPANLMQKGIAEAKAKAALKSHSEAERRRRERINAHLATLRSLVPSTDKMDKASLLAEVINHVKELKRHATDSSKGHVVPMDVDEVRVEPDGDGINEGSFSIKASLCCEDRPELLSDLKQTLQALRLKTVKAEISTLGGRVKNVFVMRFEGNANDIQRRMFANSIHQALKAVLDRVSSPEFSPRTPPSNKRRRMSLFDFSSSS from the exons ATGTGTTCTTATCCTGGTGATTTTGGGATTGTTTACAGCAACGAACTTTCAAGATATTTCAGTGGGTTTCCACAGAATGTTGGGTTTCGGAGTACGGGGCGAGGTGGGCTTTCATCGTCATCCTCCTCATTAATTTTGGATGGTGAGAGGGGGGAACTAGTGAAAGCTCCGGCGAATTTGATGCAGAAAGGGATTGCGGAGGCAAAGGCAAAGGCAGCTTTGAAAAGCCATAGCGAGGCAGAGAGGAGACGGAGAGAGAGGATCAATGCTCATCTCGCGACGCTGAGGAGCCTTGTGCCAAGCACTGATAAG ATGGACAAAGCTTCATTGCTTGCTGAAGTGATCAACCACGTGAAGGAACTGAAAAGGCATGCTACTGACTCTAGTAAAGGGCATGTCGTCCCaatggatgttgatgaagtgagAGTAGAACCTGATGGGGATGGAATCAATGAAGGAAGCTTTTCCATAAAGGCATCTCTTTGTTGCGAAGATCGACCGGAACTTTTATCTGACTTGAAACAAACACTACAGGCCCTTCGTCTGAAGACGGTGAAGGCAGAGATTTCAACCCTGGGAGGCAGGGTAAAGAATGTTTTTGTTATGAGATTTGAAGGGAATGCCAACGACATCCAACGGCGAATGTTTGCAAATTCCATTCACCAGGCCTTGAAGGCCGTTCTGGATAGAGTTTCGTCACCAGAGTTCTCTCCAAGGACACCGCCTTCTAACAAAAGGCGGAGGATGTCACTGTTTGATTTTTCGAGTTCCTCTTAA